In Rhinopithecus roxellana isolate Shanxi Qingling chromosome 16, ASM756505v1, whole genome shotgun sequence, a single genomic region encodes these proteins:
- the LOC104660383 gene encoding olfactory receptor 13C7-like yields the protein MGKSNQSFVTEFVLLGLSGYPELEAIYFVLVLCMYLVILLGNGVFIIVSVYDTHLHTPMYFFLSNLPFLDICYTSSSIPLFLSSFLTSKKTISFSACGVQMFLSFAMGATECVLLSMMAFDRYVAICNPLQYPIIMSKASYVSMAAGSWIGGGTNSVLQTSLAMRLPFCGDNVINHFTCEILAVLKLACANISINIISMVVANMIFLVGPVRFIFVTYVFILSTILRIPSGEGRHKAFSTCSAHLIVVIIFYGTILFMYAKPKAKDSSGADKEQVTDKIISLFYGVVTPMLNPLIYSLRNKDVKAAVKSILCQKCFSEGM from the coding sequence atgGGAAAGTCCAATCAGTCTTTTGTGACAGAATTTGTCCTGCTGGGGCTTTCTGGCTACCCAGAGCTAGAGGCCATTTACTTTGTGCTGGTCCTATGTATGTATTTGGTGATCCTGTTGGGAAATGGAGTCTTCATCATTGTGAGTGTTTATGACACCCACTTGCACACCCCCATGTACTTTTTCCTCAGTAACTTACCATTCTTGGACATCTGCTACACTAGTTCATCTATTCCACTATTTCTCAGCAGCTTCTTAACTTCAAAGAAAACTATTTCCTTCTCTGCGTGTGGAGTGCAaatgtttctctcttttgctATGGGAGCAACAGAGTGTGTCCTTCTAAGTATGATGGCGTTTGACCGCTATGTGGCCATCTGTAACCCTCTACAATACCCTATCATCATGAGCAAGGCTTCATACGTGTCCATGGCTGCTGGGTCCTGGATTGGAGGAGGCACCAATTCTGTGTTGCAAACCTCCCTTGCAATGCGGCTTCCTTTCTGTGGAGATAACGTTATTAATCATTTTACTTGTGAAATCTTGGCTGTCTTAAAATTGGCCTGTGCTAATATCTCCATAAATATTATTAGCATGGTTGTTGCTAATATGATTTTTCTTGTAGGACCAGTacgttttatttttgttacatatgtttttattctctCCACCATCCTGAGAATTCCTTCTGGAGAAGGAAGGCACAAAGCCTTCTCCACCTGCTCTGCCCACCTAATAGTGGTGATTATATTCTACGGAACCATCCTTTTCATGTATGCAAAGCCCAAGGCTAAAGACTCTTCTGGAGCAGACAAAGAACAAGTCACAGACAAAATCATCTCCCTCTTCTATGGAGTGGTGACACCTATGCTTAATCCTCTCATCTATAGTTTGAGGAACAAAGATGTGAAGGCAGCTGTGAAGAGTATACTGTGTCAAAAATGCTTCTCGGAAGGAATGTAA